A genomic segment from Thermococcus sp. LS1 encodes:
- a CDS encoding Rossmann-like domain-containing protein: protein MLLREIKRKALTLIREDFRLIDFSFALPYTYVLIEGERGKSIGVAMTLSEEVGRYRTSIEEPSLEAFIEKADSLNIIERTLALAAINAVSQYYLDVSEAPNVDVVELLDGSFEKVAVIGNMPPVVRALREKGFDVLVFERNPKLWDRNTLSDALEYWLLPEVDAVIASGSAILNGTLDMMLDRAKKAELFVLTGPTAQLLPELLKDTGVTHLAAMKVIDVDGALTKLKLGSFRGFEAGSRKYIIEVGG, encoded by the coding sequence CTGTTGCGGGAGATAAAACGGAAGGCACTTACTCTAATCAGGGAAGACTTCAGGCTGATCGACTTCTCCTTCGCACTGCCATACACCTATGTTCTGATAGAGGGTGAGCGTGGGAAATCTATCGGCGTCGCTATGACCCTGTCTGAGGAGGTAGGTCGGTACAGGACTTCAATCGAGGAGCCCTCCCTGGAGGCGTTCATCGAAAAAGCCGACAGCCTGAACATCATCGAGAGGACGCTCGCTCTGGCAGCTATAAACGCGGTTTCTCAGTACTACCTCGATGTCTCTGAGGCCCCGAACGTGGACGTTGTCGAACTCCTGGATGGGAGCTTTGAAAAGGTGGCCGTTATCGGCAACATGCCGCCGGTGGTAAGGGCCCTTCGGGAGAAGGGCTTTGATGTCCTTGTCTTCGAGCGCAACCCGAAGCTCTGGGACAGGAACACCCTTAGCGATGCCCTTGAGTACTGGCTTCTGCCAGAAGTCGATGCCGTAATAGCGAGCGGTTCTGCAATTCTAAACGGTACCCTCGATATGATGCTCGATAGGGCCAAAAAGGCAGAGCTCTTTGTGCTGACCGGTCCTACGGCCCAGCTCCTGCCGGAGCTCCTGAAGGACACGGGAGTTACTCACCTGGCGGCAATGAAGGTAATCGACGTTGATGGGGCCCTCACCAAGCTCAAGCTGGGCTCATTTAGGGGTTTTGAGGCTGGAAGCAGGAAGTACATCATCGAGGTCGGTGGGTGA